A single window of Leptolyngbya ohadii IS1 DNA harbors:
- a CDS encoding CHASE3 domain-containing protein: MRWWIDRRVTAVFSLILLLLLSIGMVSCLSYTSFQETERWVRRSQSGIARLESLLVHLVEAETGQLGYLLTGDERYLRPYLTALDSIQHHLDRLENLTQDNPALQQHLLRLKPLIADKFAELEQTIVLRNYQGYEAALAIVKTRQGQQVMDKIYAILHQMKAEARQSFAQRSEVAQVYSRRTWLLLSGESLAIAVLLLIGVLKLNRDVSRYSQIYKQLQTAETIFRRAIVDAPIPMMLHTAEGEILQLSRVWTELTGYSKADIPTISDWLERAYGQHKAVIQQRMAALDGLNQKLDEGEYQIETHRIRTLSGEMRLWNLYSSPLGQVPDDRQIMSIAAIDVTESHPVWEALHHLEEDLEQRVADRTADLEQANAALEEFSRTVAHDLYAPLRTIQSFAEILLEDADRLNPEEQNSLQRIYGAAQRMEAFIQDLLVYSRLERVNLPLQPVNLSLVMAQVLSDLTDLIQQRQVQIQIAEPLAIVQGNPIALAQVLTNLLTNAIKFVPPETQPQINLWTETMTNGMIRLTVKDNGIGIASEDQARIFRVFERLHPAEIFPGSGIGLAIVQRAVERMGGRGGVVSQSGQGSQFWVELPIYPESLERISGEP, translated from the coding sequence ATGAGATGGTGGATCGATCGGCGAGTGACAGCGGTTTTTTCCCTGATTCTGCTGCTGTTGCTCAGTATTGGAATGGTCTCGTGTTTGAGCTATACCTCCTTTCAGGAGACGGAACGATGGGTGCGGCGATCGCAAAGCGGCATTGCCCGCCTCGAAAGCTTACTGGTGCATCTGGTGGAGGCGGAAACTGGGCAGCTAGGCTATTTGCTGACGGGGGATGAACGCTATCTGCGACCCTACCTGACCGCGCTCGACTCGATTCAGCATCATCTGGATCGGCTGGAAAACCTGACGCAGGATAACCCTGCCCTTCAGCAGCACCTCCTCCGGCTGAAGCCCCTAATTGCCGACAAATTTGCCGAACTGGAGCAGACGATCGTTCTCCGTAATTATCAGGGCTATGAAGCGGCACTGGCGATTGTCAAAACCCGGCAGGGGCAGCAGGTGATGGATAAAATCTACGCAATTCTCCACCAGATGAAAGCCGAGGCGCGCCAGTCTTTTGCTCAGCGATCGGAGGTGGCACAGGTTTATTCGCGCCGTACCTGGCTCTTGCTGTCTGGCGAAAGTCTGGCGATCGCTGTCCTGCTGCTGATTGGAGTGCTGAAGCTCAACCGCGATGTTTCTCGCTATTCCCAGATCTATAAGCAGTTGCAGACCGCAGAAACTATTTTCCGACGGGCGATCGTCGATGCCCCAATTCCGATGATGCTGCATACCGCAGAGGGGGAAATTCTTCAGCTCAGCCGGGTCTGGACGGAGTTAACGGGCTACAGCAAAGCCGACATTCCCACGATTTCCGATTGGCTAGAACGCGCCTACGGGCAGCACAAAGCGGTAATTCAGCAGCGCATGGCGGCTCTCGATGGTTTAAACCAGAAGCTGGATGAGGGGGAATACCAGATCGAAACGCACCGGATCAGAACCCTCTCTGGAGAAATGCGCCTGTGGAACCTCTATTCCTCGCCTCTGGGGCAGGTGCCGGACGATCGCCAGATTATGAGTATCGCTGCGATCGACGTGACGGAATCTCATCCGGTGTGGGAAGCACTGCATCACCTGGAGGAGGATCTAGAACAGCGGGTTGCCGATCGAACTGCCGATCTGGAACAGGCAAATGCTGCCCTCGAAGAATTCTCTCGCACCGTGGCACACGATCTGTACGCGCCCCTGAGAACGATCCAGAGCTTTGCGGAAATTTTGCTGGAAGACGCAGATAGGCTGAATCCGGAAGAACAGAATTCCCTTCAGCGAATCTACGGTGCAGCGCAGCGCATGGAAGCCTTTATCCAGGATTTGCTGGTGTACAGCCGTTTGGAGCGGGTCAACCTGCCGTTGCAGCCTGTCAACCTCAGTTTGGTCATGGCGCAAGTGTTGTCCGATCTCACCGATCTGATTCAGCAGCGTCAGGTGCAAATCCAAATTGCGGAGCCGCTGGCGATCGTCCAGGGAAACCCGATCGCTCTGGCTCAGGTGTTGACCAATCTGCTCACCAACGCCATTAAATTTGTGCCCCCGGAGACTCAGCCCCAGATTAACCTCTGGACAGAAACCATGACCAACGGCATGATCCGCCTCACCGTAAAAGATAATGGGATTGGGATTGCATCTGAAGATCAAGCACGCATCTTTCGGGTTTTTGAGCGGCTGCATCCGGCAGAAATTTTTCCGGGAAGTGGGATTGGCTTAGCCATTGTCCAGCGGGCAGTGGAGCGTATGGGCGGGCGGGGCGGTGTGGTATCTCAGTCGGGGCAGGGCAGTCAATTCTGGGTAGAACTGCCAATTTATCCAGAATCGCTTGAACGCATTTCAGGAGAACCCTGA
- a CDS encoding sensor histidine kinase, translating to MKLPEHILLLDDSPDERALIMRELRRAFPTVQVEEILTAQRFQQALEADRYDLVITDYHLIWSDGITILRQVKEHDPLRPVIMFSTTGTQQTAIDAMKAGLDDYVIKSPRHYIRLTVAVQAAMARSEMQQRNALLEIQLQSLLDRLDVGVFRTHLDGLLIDANQAFFKMLGVASLEEAQTINPDHLFGRLDRQPELLAELRESEQPHAREVQLNLPSGRQTWVLLSETLSKIGQQQVVEGIITDIDRQKRAEAEIRQLNETLEERVLERTAQLAEANSQLEAFSYSVSHDLREPLRVIEGFALAVLEDAGDRLDATNLDYLHRIVAGTQRLERLIQNLLTYSQLSREEMPIQPVSLAAILREAMAQLDTVTQEQQAEVTIVDPLPIGMGNYFSLLQVVINLLTNALKFVAPGVRPQVRVWAEPRQDRVRLWIADNGIGIAPEDTDRIFDVFSRLHGSDFYTGTGIGLAIVRKGVERMGGQVGLEPNPEGGTCFWIELVRFSDRR from the coding sequence ATGAAATTGCCGGAACATATTCTGTTACTGGATGATAGTCCTGATGAACGTGCGCTGATTATGCGGGAACTGCGGCGAGCTTTTCCGACAGTGCAGGTTGAAGAAATCTTGACGGCACAGCGATTTCAGCAGGCACTGGAAGCCGATCGCTACGATCTAGTGATTACCGACTATCACCTGATCTGGTCGGACGGCATTACGATTTTGCGACAGGTGAAGGAACACGATCCGCTGCGTCCGGTGATTATGTTTTCCACTACGGGAACTCAGCAAACCGCGATCGACGCGATGAAAGCCGGACTGGATGACTATGTGATTAAATCTCCGCGTCACTATATCCGTTTAACGGTGGCAGTGCAGGCGGCGATGGCTCGCAGCGAGATGCAGCAGCGAAATGCATTGCTGGAAATTCAGCTTCAATCTCTGCTCGATCGGCTAGATGTGGGCGTGTTTCGGACGCACCTGGATGGGCTGTTGATTGACGCAAATCAGGCATTTTTTAAGATGCTGGGAGTGGCATCCCTGGAGGAAGCGCAGACCATTAACCCGGATCATTTGTTTGGACGACTCGATCGCCAGCCGGAACTGCTTGCCGAACTGCGCGAAAGCGAACAGCCCCATGCGCGAGAAGTCCAGCTTAATCTGCCCAGCGGTCGGCAAACATGGGTGCTCCTGAGCGAAACCCTCAGCAAGATTGGACAGCAGCAGGTGGTTGAAGGAATTATTACCGATATCGATCGCCAGAAGCGTGCCGAAGCGGAAATCCGCCAGCTCAACGAAACCCTGGAAGAACGAGTTTTAGAACGCACTGCCCAGCTTGCCGAAGCGAACAGCCAGCTAGAAGCCTTCAGCTATTCCGTCTCCCACGATTTGCGGGAACCCCTGCGGGTGATTGAGGGCTTTGCCCTGGCAGTCTTAGAGGACGCAGGCGATCGCTTAGACGCGACGAATCTGGACTACCTCCACCGCATCGTTGCTGGAACTCAGCGCTTAGAACGCCTGATTCAAAACCTGCTGACCTACAGCCAGCTCAGCCGCGAGGAAATGCCCATCCAGCCCGTTTCCCTGGCAGCCATCCTGCGCGAAGCCATGGCTCAACTCGATACGGTGACTCAGGAGCAGCAGGCAGAAGTGACGATCGTTGATCCGCTCCCGATCGGGATGGGCAACTATTTTTCGCTGTTGCAGGTGGTGATCAATTTGCTGACGAATGCGCTTAAGTTTGTTGCGCCGGGAGTTCGTCCCCAGGTGCGCGTTTGGGCAGAGCCGCGACAGGACAGGGTGCGCCTATGGATCGCGGATAACGGCATCGGCATTGCCCCGGAGGACACTGATCGCATTTTTGATGTGTTCAGTCGGCTGCACGGCTCGGATTTCTACACGGGCACGGGGATTGGTCTGGCCATCGTGCGGAAGGGCGTTGAGCGCATGGGCGGACAGGTGGGACTGGAACCGAATCCTGAGGGCGGTACCTGCTTTTGGATTGAGCTAGTGCGGTTTAGCGATCGTCGGTAG
- a CDS encoding TauD/TfdA family dioxygenase produces MQTVKAASHTLHLVDRYELDKQTLALFLTPGADPYEATEEFLFDCEMRADELPRFLRRALLEFQVHSNPEGILLLRGLPTDPDLSQIHTPGDAKRSTEKKTHVSERCLAMIGSRLGHLVSYIQEKNGDLFQNLAPVKGTEKVQASSGSQVRLQFHRETVFHPYAPEYLLLYCLRPDHDRVAETTYASISHALPLLSEEHRELLFQPLYRTGIDYSFGNLQTVKGNGPILPVLYGNRHDPFLNYDEDLMTAITSEAESALEALKDAVASVYRGVKLNSGDLLCIDNRRTVHGRSSFVPRYDGFDRWLQRAFVVRDLGESAVDRQPGERVIRTTF; encoded by the coding sequence ATGCAAACCGTTAAGGCAGCTTCTCATACGCTGCATCTGGTTGACCGCTACGAGTTAGACAAGCAGACCTTGGCGTTGTTTTTGACTCCTGGAGCCGATCCCTACGAGGCAACCGAAGAATTTTTGTTTGACTGCGAAATGCGAGCAGACGAGCTACCCCGGTTCCTGCGTCGGGCATTACTGGAGTTTCAGGTACATTCCAACCCGGAAGGAATCTTGCTGCTGCGCGGCTTACCCACAGACCCCGATCTGTCTCAAATTCATACTCCTGGGGACGCGAAACGATCCACGGAAAAGAAAACCCACGTCAGCGAACGCTGTTTGGCGATGATCGGCAGTCGTTTAGGGCATCTGGTGTCCTACATTCAGGAAAAAAATGGCGATCTGTTTCAAAATCTTGCCCCGGTGAAAGGCACAGAGAAAGTTCAGGCGTCCAGCGGTTCCCAGGTGCGGCTCCAGTTTCATCGGGAAACGGTGTTCCACCCCTACGCGCCGGAGTATCTGCTGCTCTACTGTCTGCGCCCAGATCACGATCGCGTGGCGGAGACCACCTACGCCAGCATCAGCCATGCCCTGCCCCTCCTGTCCGAGGAACATCGAGAGCTGTTATTTCAGCCCCTCTACCGGACGGGAATTGACTATTCCTTTGGCAACCTGCAAACCGTGAAGGGCAATGGTCCGATTCTGCCCGTGCTGTATGGCAACCGTCACGACCCCTTCCTCAACTACGACGAGGATTTGATGACGGCAATCACGTCCGAAGCGGAGTCTGCCCTGGAAGCCCTCAAGGATGCCGTTGCCTCGGTATATCGCGGAGTTAAGCTCAATTCGGGCGATTTGCTCTGCATCGACAATCGACGCACGGTTCACGGACGGTCTTCCTTTGTGCCCCGCTATGACGGCTTCGATCGCTGGCTGCAACGAGCGTTTGTGGTGCGCGATTTGGGTGAGTCGGCAGTCGATCGGCAACCGGGAGAACGGGTGATTCGGACAACGTTTTAG
- the fghA gene encoding S-formylglutathione hydrolase yields the protein MTEAPQLLNRSRSFGGNVEFYQHRSQSCNGEMRFSIYRPPQAESQAVPVLYFLSGLTCTEENFMVKAGAQQFAAKAGLMLVAPDTSPRNSGISGEEDDWDFGTGAGFYVDATQEPWKRNYQMYSYVTQELPALLADHFPIQPDRQGITGHSMGGHGALICAFKNPDRYRSVSAFAPIVAPMQCLWGQKAFRNYLGEDPSSWKEYDASELIQTVQWQRPILIDQGTADNFLEKQLMPDRFQEACAKAGQSLTLRMQDGYDHSYYFIASFIEDHIRHHAAALKS from the coding sequence ATGACCGAAGCCCCCCAACTCCTGAATCGATCGCGCTCCTTTGGTGGAAACGTTGAGTTTTATCAGCATCGATCGCAGTCCTGCAACGGCGAAATGCGGTTTTCGATCTACCGTCCACCTCAGGCGGAAAGTCAGGCGGTTCCGGTGCTGTATTTCTTGTCAGGACTGACCTGCACGGAAGAGAATTTTATGGTTAAGGCGGGGGCACAGCAGTTTGCGGCAAAGGCAGGCTTAATGCTGGTTGCACCGGATACTAGTCCCCGAAACAGCGGCATTTCGGGGGAGGAGGACGACTGGGATTTTGGCACGGGAGCGGGGTTCTACGTCGATGCCACCCAGGAACCCTGGAAGCGCAACTATCAGATGTACAGCTATGTGACGCAGGAACTTCCGGCGCTGCTGGCAGACCATTTTCCGATTCAGCCCGATCGCCAAGGCATTACGGGACATTCGATGGGCGGACATGGGGCGTTAATTTGCGCCTTCAAAAATCCCGATCGCTATCGTTCTGTTTCTGCGTTTGCGCCGATCGTAGCTCCGATGCAGTGCCTCTGGGGACAAAAAGCCTTCCGCAATTACCTGGGGGAAGACCCGTCGAGCTGGAAGGAATACGACGCGAGTGAGCTAATTCAAACTGTGCAGTGGCAGCGCCCTATTTTGATTGATCAGGGGACTGCGGATAATTTCCTAGAAAAGCAGCTCATGCCCGATCGCTTTCAGGAAGCCTGCGCTAAAGCGGGGCAATCCCTAACGCTGAGAATGCAGGACGGCTATGACCACAGCTATTACTTCATTGCCAGCTTTATCGAAGACCATATTCGCCATCATGCCGCCGCGCTGAAATCATAG
- a CDS encoding response regulator transcription factor, whose product MRILVVEDDGQLAEVVAEALTDAQYGVDVLQDGETAWHWLESIAYDLLVLDVTLPKLDGIRLCQRLRDHHFSLPVLMLTARDTIADRITGLDAGADDYMVKPFDLQEFLARVRALLRRGNSGMAGELSWGNLHLNPSTYEVFFDRQPVSLTPKEFALLELLMSSGRRVLSRTGIIDRIWSLENPPSEETVKSHIKFLRNKLKAAGAPEDLVETVHGLGYRLKQLN is encoded by the coding sequence ATGCGAATCTTAGTCGTTGAAGATGATGGGCAGCTTGCAGAAGTCGTCGCTGAGGCATTAACGGATGCTCAGTATGGGGTTGATGTGCTTCAGGACGGAGAAACTGCCTGGCACTGGCTGGAATCGATCGCCTATGACCTGCTGGTACTGGACGTTACGCTGCCCAAACTGGACGGGATTCGCCTCTGCCAAAGATTGCGCGATCATCATTTCAGTCTTCCGGTGCTGATGCTAACGGCACGAGACACGATCGCCGATCGAATTACGGGACTGGATGCGGGTGCAGACGACTACATGGTGAAACCCTTTGACCTTCAGGAGTTTCTGGCGCGAGTTCGGGCACTGCTGCGGCGCGGGAATAGTGGAATGGCAGGTGAGCTAAGCTGGGGTAATCTTCACCTCAATCCCAGCACCTACGAAGTGTTTTTCGATCGTCAGCCCGTTTCCCTGACGCCGAAGGAATTTGCCCTGCTAGAACTGCTAATGTCGAGCGGTCGGCGAGTGCTGAGTCGGACTGGCATTATCGATCGCATCTGGTCGTTAGAAAATCCGCCTAGCGAGGAGACGGTTAAATCCCACATCAAATTCTTGCGGAACAAGCTAAAAGCCGCAGGCGCACCGGAAGACCTGGTTGAAACCGTGCATGGCTTAGGTTATCGTCTCAAGCAGCTTAATTAG
- a CDS encoding sensor histidine kinase yields MNGKLGGKRWTFAAGFVAIVTLMGLTNWTSYQNAKQLIESTDESKQTYEVIKSLVDISATMTIAESGRRGYIYMGDRKEYLRYQKAVKEIAPKIQLLQRQLQQSGEQTDQFERLQQLLDRRIALLEQSIQLYQQQPDDRALQAQLTEESIQLREQILLLMDQMQAQEERLLQQWLSQSQVNIRNRYWIEFLIGFSSFAIFLGFVLLLYYEYMQRQQAETLRSNLLKEKELSDLKLRFFSMVSHEFRTPLTVILGSAQLMRDNESSWNKERRQKNLKRIQSSANLMKQMLVDILTLTRAEAGKLEFNPQPIDLEAFCLNLVEEIQLSMQSSHPIQIISQGSQRYAFLDEKLLYSILSNLLSNAIKYSNPNSPIDLWLDCQPDQTILQVKDNGTGISDIDRSHLFEAFYRGQNSSGISGSGLGLAVVKQCVDLHQGKITLQSSPPQSVASQLSEGVIDPFLDGNRDSKAGW; encoded by the coding sequence ATGAACGGGAAGCTGGGTGGGAAAAGATGGACATTTGCGGCTGGATTTGTGGCGATTGTTACGCTGATGGGATTGACGAATTGGACATCTTATCAGAATGCAAAGCAGTTAATTGAGAGTACGGATGAGTCAAAGCAGACTTACGAAGTTATCAAAAGCCTTGTGGATATTTCTGCGACGATGACGATCGCCGAATCGGGACGACGTGGATATATTTACATGGGCGATCGCAAGGAATATTTGCGTTATCAGAAAGCGGTTAAAGAGATTGCGCCAAAAATACAGCTTCTTCAGCGGCAGCTTCAGCAGAGCGGTGAACAAACGGATCAGTTTGAACGGCTTCAACAGTTGCTCGATCGCCGTATTGCCCTGTTAGAACAATCTATTCAGCTTTATCAGCAGCAGCCGGACGATCGTGCCCTGCAAGCCCAACTAACGGAGGAAAGTATTCAGCTTCGGGAGCAGATCCTATTGCTGATGGATCAGATGCAGGCTCAGGAAGAACGACTTTTGCAGCAGTGGCTTAGCCAATCTCAGGTGAATATTCGCAATCGCTATTGGATTGAATTCCTGATTGGTTTTTCTAGTTTTGCGATCTTTCTGGGCTTTGTACTTCTGCTTTACTACGAATATATGCAGCGGCAGCAGGCAGAAACGCTGCGATCGAACCTATTGAAGGAAAAGGAATTGAGCGATCTCAAACTCAGATTCTTTTCAATGGTGTCCCACGAATTTCGCACGCCGCTCACCGTGATTCTTGGGTCAGCCCAGCTCATGCGCGACAATGAATCCTCCTGGAACAAGGAGCGTCGGCAGAAAAATCTGAAGCGAATCCAATCTTCTGCCAATTTAATGAAGCAAATGCTGGTGGATATTTTGACCCTTACCAGAGCGGAAGCGGGCAAACTGGAGTTTAATCCGCAGCCGATCGATCTGGAGGCATTCTGTCTGAATCTTGTTGAAGAAATTCAGCTTTCAATGCAATCGTCCCACCCAATTCAAATTATCAGTCAGGGAAGCCAGCGATACGCATTCTTAGACGAAAAGCTGCTTTACTCCATTCTCAGTAATCTGCTCTCCAACGCCATCAAATACTCTAATCCCAATTCCCCGATCGATCTTTGGTTGGATTGCCAGCCCGACCAGACCATCCTGCAAGTCAAGGACAACGGAACTGGAATTTCAGACATCGATCGATCGCACCTGTTTGAAGCCTTCTATCGCGGACAAAACAGCAGCGGCATCAGCGGCAGCGGACTCGGCTTAGCGGTCGTTAAACAGTGCGTCGATCTGCACCAGGGCAAAATCACCCTACAAAGCAGCCCCCCTCAATCGGTTGCTTCTCAGTTGTCCGAAGGGGTAATCGACCCTTTTCTCGACGGAAATAGAGACAGCAAAGCTGGGTGGTAG
- a CDS encoding choice-of-anchor Q domain-containing protein, with amino-acid sequence MSNMITVTTTADSGAGSLRAAIAAATPGSTIQFASSLAGQTITLTGGQLQIPPGKNLTIDGGSAPGLKISGNNASRIFFVNSNQDFPTTVSFKNLSLINGRTNEQGGAIRGEHRATISVENVSFQNNVADRGGGAIFAPWENNLTVINSQFDRNKATAGNDERGAGAIAFVSPGNFIVRNSSFTNNEGINGGAINSLNGKLTIENSRFINNSTLAASYANGQQNPDLRGYGGALYTDRASGTSEPSGTIRIVGSLFEGNKGKAEGGAAYLYTGTQDNIIIDRTTFKDNEVQPLPQGNGGNGGGVVVMSNGDNRGLAISNSAFVNNTASGQGGGLWTMGAPGSITNSTFSGNKTTGTDFNRVGGAMALYSNTDIVNTTIANNKAGWVGGGISAVDSARVSVKNTLFSNNTADNGTNNWGIQQHTNRQMIDNGGNIQFPPKRTNNWNDYNATATVRLVNPNLGPLQDNGGGILTHALLAGSPAINAGVGAGAPTTDARGFVRSDGQVDIGAFEVGAAAPAGSPPNPLGGGGSGSGSGVEIPAGVQPGSNVFTGTSNADTLVGNASNNVLLGAMGADTLTGNPGADRFIYSGRSQPLAFRQSRVGSLDRITDFSAAQGDRIQLDYDSNLATAQRPRSLFNAGTERGANLAAAARSAFQDKNHKQAGNQALQANEAVFFRWGSRSFVAANDRAAAFSNADLVIDVTGIQMMGQDATLGRLTVGNYFA; translated from the coding sequence ATGTCGAATATGATTACCGTCACCACCACTGCGGACAGCGGTGCGGGTTCTCTGCGGGCAGCAATTGCTGCGGCAACTCCTGGAAGCACAATTCAGTTTGCCTCTAGCCTGGCAGGACAGACGATTACGCTCACAGGCGGGCAGCTTCAGATTCCTCCCGGCAAAAATCTCACGATCGATGGCGGCAGTGCGCCGGGACTAAAGATTAGCGGCAACAATGCCTCTCGGATTTTCTTTGTTAATTCCAATCAGGATTTTCCGACTACTGTTTCGTTCAAAAACCTCAGCCTGATCAACGGTCGAACCAATGAGCAGGGGGGCGCAATCCGGGGTGAACACAGGGCAACTATCAGCGTTGAAAATGTCAGCTTCCAGAACAACGTTGCCGATCGCGGGGGCGGTGCAATCTTTGCACCCTGGGAAAATAACCTGACCGTGATTAATTCCCAGTTCGATCGCAATAAGGCAACTGCGGGCAACGATGAACGGGGGGCAGGGGCGATCGCCTTTGTCAGTCCCGGCAATTTCATTGTGCGAAACAGCAGTTTTACCAATAACGAGGGCATCAACGGCGGCGCAATCAACAGCCTCAACGGAAAGCTGACGATCGAAAATTCTCGCTTTATCAACAACAGCACGCTGGCTGCCAGCTACGCCAACGGTCAGCAAAATCCCGATCTGCGCGGCTATGGGGGAGCGCTCTACACCGATCGCGCCAGCGGCACCAGCGAACCCTCCGGAACCATCCGAATTGTTGGTAGCCTGTTTGAAGGCAACAAGGGTAAGGCAGAGGGCGGCGCAGCCTATCTGTACACCGGAACCCAGGATAACATCATCATCGATCGCACTACCTTTAAAGACAACGAAGTGCAGCCCCTTCCCCAGGGCAATGGCGGCAATGGCGGCGGCGTCGTAGTGATGAGCAACGGTGACAACCGGGGATTGGCGATTAGCAACAGTGCCTTTGTCAACAATACGGCTTCTGGTCAGGGCGGCGGACTCTGGACGATGGGTGCGCCGGGAAGCATTACCAACAGCACCTTTTCCGGCAACAAAACCACGGGAACGGACTTCAACCGGGTCGGCGGCGCAATGGCGCTGTATAGCAATACGGATATTGTCAATACCACGATCGCCAACAACAAAGCAGGCTGGGTCGGCGGCGGCATCTCTGCGGTAGACAGTGCCCGCGTTTCGGTGAAGAATACCCTCTTTTCCAACAACACAGCCGACAACGGCACCAATAATTGGGGTATCCAGCAGCACACCAACCGCCAAATGATCGACAACGGCGGCAATATCCAGTTTCCGCCCAAGCGCACCAACAACTGGAACGACTACAACGCTACTGCCACAGTTCGGCTGGTGAATCCAAATCTGGGACCGCTTCAGGATAATGGCGGCGGTATCCTCACCCATGCACTGCTGGCAGGCAGTCCGGCGATCAATGCTGGAGTGGGAGCAGGGGCACCAACCACGGATGCCAGAGGATTTGTGCGATCGGATGGACAGGTGGATATTGGCGCTTTTGAAGTGGGCGCAGCGGCTCCAGCGGGCAGTCCTCCCAATCCTTTAGGGGGTGGCGGTTCAGGCAGCGGTTCGGGCGTCGAAATTCCTGCGGGCGTTCAGCCGGGAAGTAATGTCTTTACGGGAACGAGTAACGCCGATACCCTCGTTGGCAATGCCAGCAATAATGTTCTCCTGGGCGCGATGGGAGCAGATACTCTGACCGGAAATCCGGGAGCCGATCGCTTCATTTACTCAGGACGATCGCAGCCTCTTGCTTTCAGGCAGTCCCGTGTGGGTAGCCTCGATCGCATTACGGATTTTAGTGCCGCGCAGGGCGATCGAATTCAGCTGGACTACGACAGTAATCTGGCAACCGCTCAGCGTCCCCGCAGCCTCTTTAATGCCGGAACCGAACGAGGCGCAAACCTGGCAGCAGCAGCGCGATCGGCATTTCAGGACAAGAATCACAAACAGGCGGGCAATCAGGCACTTCAGGCAAATGAAGCAGTCTTCTTCCGCTGGGGCAGTCGCTCCTTTGTGGCAGCCAACGATCGGGCAGCCGCCTTCAGCAATGCGGATCTGGTGATTGATGTCACGGGTATCCAGATGATGGGGCAGGATGCGACGCTCGGACGGCTGACGGTCGGGAATTATTTTGCTTGA